The Tardibacter chloracetimidivorans region GCTTTGCGTTCACGCTGTTCATGTCGCTGGCGATGGCCAAGCGCCATTCGGAACTCACCACCTTCCTGCGTTCTTCGGGCAGCACGCCCATGGGGCGCGGCTATGAGGCGGAAGATATCGGCCTGACCCGCGCGTTCGGCGTTGGAAGCGCGCTGATCGCCTTTCTCATCATGCTGCTCTATTTCCAGTTCCAGGCCCTGGCGTCCGGCCTCTACGATGCTGTGGAACTGCTCTATGTGGTGCCCGTCGCCGTGTTCGCCTGGACACTCCGCATCTGGCTCAAGGCCAACAGAGGCCTGCTTATGGATGACCCGATCACGTTCGCGCTCAGAGACCGGATCAGCTGGTGCTATGCCATCTTCACCTTTCTGGCCTGGCTGGTGGCCATCAAATAGGCCTCTGGCGAAAATAATTTCAGCATCATGGAATAACGGGGCCGCTCACCCGTATACTCGTCATGGGTATGCTGAAGTGGTTCGGACAACGGTCGGTCCAGCAGTTGCCGACGCTGCGACGCTATGCGCGCGCGCTGGTGGGCGACGATCGGGCTGACGATCTGGTGCACGAAGCGCTGGTCAAGGCCTATGACGCGCTCCACCGGTTTCGCCCCGAGGGCGATCTGCGGAGCTGGTTGCTGGCGATCCTCCACAACTGCTTTGTGAGCGACTGGCGCAAGCGCCGCACGGAAAGCGGCGGGATCGAGCATCTGAAGCTCCACTCCGTCGCGCATGTGCCGCCAAGCCAGGAACATGCGGTGCAGCTTGGCGAACTCACCAGGGCATATGCCACGCTTTCGGTGGATCAGCGGGCCGTGCTTCATCTGGTGGTCGTCGAAGGTCTCTCCTACGAGGCCGCGGCGATCATCCTCGACGTGCCGGTCGGCACCGTCATGTCCCGGCTCAGCAGGGCGCGCGCCGCCTTGCGGCAGCCCGCGTCGGACGAACGCCCGCTCAGACTTGTAAGAGGTGGCAATGGCCCAGCCGAATAATCCGGTCTCGGAGGTCGATCTTTGCGCCTATGTCGATGGTCAGCTCGACATCGCGCGACGCATCGAGGTGGAGGATTATCTGGCCCGTCATCCGGATGCGGCGGCGGCGCTGATGGCCGATCTGAAAAGCAGCGACGCCATGCGGCTGGCCCTGGGCGACAGGCCAGCGCCAAGGGCCGATATCGTCGAAAGGGCCGTGCAACTCGACCGGCGTCTCGCCGCGCAGCGCATCAGGCGCTTAATGCCCCGGCTGTCCTTTGCGGCGCTTGCCACCCTATGCCTGTGGCTGGCGCAGGACGAGATCGGCGAGGCGCTGGTGTCGACGAGCCAGGCGGCGGTTCCGCCTTTCGCCAATGAGGCGATCCAAACCCATAATACGGCGCGGCTGCGTGATACCATGACGTCACAGGTCAAGACGACAGTGATCGATGCGACCGCCATTCGCGAGGCCACGCGGATCGTTTTCCCCCGGCCTTCCGACGACTGGCGTATCATGGACACAAGGCTGGTGCCTTCCGACGACGGCACCGGGCTGGAAATCTCGCTCCAAACCGGACTGGGCGTGCCGCTTACGTTCTTTGCGGTGCCGACCCGATCCAGCGCGCCCTCGCTTCCCGATGCGATCGAACTCAGCGGAGCGAGCGTCGCCTATTGGCGCAAGGGCAATATCGGATATGCGCTGGCGGGAAGCATCACGCCCGTGGAGCTTGACAGGCTGGCGGAAGATTTCGCCGACAATCCAATTGATTGACCTTTATATCTGAGATTTTATCTAATGTATATCGACCTTGAGCGCACCGATCTCTCCGAGCATCGCACGGGGGTCTGCATCGTCGGTGCCGGAGCCGCCGGGATCACCATGGCGCGGCGGCTGCTTGCCGCCGGGTTGACCGTGACCCTGCTTGAATCCGGGGGGCTCGATTACGAGGCCGGAACCGCCGACCTGAACGCCGGCGAGAATGTGGGGGAGGAATATTACCCGCTGGATCACGCGCGCCTGCGCTTCTTTGGCGGCACGAGTGCGATCTGGGGCGGACGGATCGCGGAACTGGACCCGATCGATTTCGAAAAGCGCCAATGGGTCCCCTGGTCGGGCTGGCCGGTCAGCCATCAGCAGATGAAGCCCTATTATCGGGAGGCGCGCGGCCTGTTCGGCCTTCCGCCGGAGCCGCCCCGAACCGCCGACATGGCTTCGGCCGGAGTGCGGCTGCCCGATTTCGACGAGCGCGAATTGTCATTGAAGCTCTGGTCGTTCGACGAGCGGTTCAACCGCTTTACCTTTCCCGCATGCAAGGATCTGCAGGATCATCCGCGCTGCACCCTGATGACCCATGCGACCGTGTCCGATATCCGGACGGACAGGGAGGCGCGCCACGTCCGGTCGCTTCGCGTGCAGAGCCTGACGGGCCGGACGCTTGATGTTCACGCCGATATCGTCGTGCTTGCCGCCGGGGGTATCGAAAACCCGCGCCTGCTGCTCGCCTCGCGTTCCGTCATGGCTCAGGGCCTCGGCAACGCGCGTGATCTGGTCGGCCGCTTTTTCATGGAACATCCTCACGCCCGTGGCGGGCGTATCGTCGCCAGCCGGGCGTGGAATCTGCTGAAGGCGTTTGGCCGCAAACACAGGGTTCGCGGACAAAGCGCCGCTGCCTTGATCGCGCCAAGCGAGCGGCGGCAATTGGAAGCGGGCATACTCAACACGTCGCTGACGGTCGTTCCGCGTCAGCCCGCCGGCGATGTGCTATTCTGGGGTATGCGCGCCTATAATCGCGTGAAGCACGACATGGCGCCGACGAAGCGCGGTCGCGCCATGTGGATGTATACCAAGCGCGCGGCCGCCTTAGCCCAGTCCACGATCGACCCATTGCGGCCATGGCTTCTTCACCGGATGAAGCAGGTGGACCTCGCGCTGCTCGTCAGGGCCGAACAGGCGCCAAATCCGGACAGCCGCGTGCTGCTTTCAGGCGAAAGCGATGCGCTTGGCGTGCCACGGGTGAAGCTGGACTGGCGCATGAACGAACTCGACGTCCATTCGGTCGAAAGGCTCGTCGACACTCTGGGGCGCGAAATCGAGCGGCTGGGGATCGGCAAGGTCGAGCCTGCATCCTGGCTGTCCGACTCAGGCCGGCGCTGGCAGACCGATCCGCTGATAAGCTCGCACGCGCTCGGCGGCTATCATCACATGGGCACTACGCGAATGGCGGATGATCCGAAGCGGGGGGTTACCGACCAGCATGGGCGAGTTCACGGTATCGCCAACCTTTATATCGCGGGCAGTTCGTTGTTCCCGACATCCGGCTGGGCGAACCCGACGCTCACCATCGCCGCGCTGGCGCTGAGGACGGCAGACCATATCGCCTTGCAGATCGACAAGCGGCAAGCGCCAGAGCTTTCAACGGAAAGAGCCTATGCCTTTGCCTGAAGGGATAGCGTCATCGCTTTTGCCGTCTATCCGGCGCGCCGCGTGATGCGATAACGCGCTCCAACGGGTCTTCCTTGTTTTTCCGAACCGTTTCTGGTTAAAAAATACGCTTGCATCGTCGGCCCATGCGCCGGCTTTCCACCCGGTCGCGTCCTTGAACGCCCCGTTGCGGTGGATCTGGAATAAATACGAACCAGAGGAATTCAGATGAATAAATTTTTGTACGTTCCGCTTATGTTGGCCGCGCTCGGCGCGACGGATGTCGCATTGGCCCAGACGCCAGCCGCTTCTCAGGAGGCAGGCAAGGTCACGGCGGGTGCAACCGTGCTTGACCCAAAGGGCGGCACGGTCGGAACGATCAAGGAAATTTCAGGCGAATTCGCGGTTCTGGCGACGGATGCCGTCGAAGTCCGGTTGCCGCTCAGCTCGTTCGCGGTCGGTCCGAAAGGCCCAATTCTGGGGATGACCCGTGAGCAGGTCAATCAGGCGGCGGGCGGCGCGGCGAGCGCGGTCGACAAGTTGCTCGTAGCGGGGACGCCGGTGTCTGGCTTGCAGGGTGCGCCGGTCGGCACCATTGAGCAAGTGATGGGCGATAATGTAGTGGTGGCGACGACGGCCGGAAAGGCCACCCTGCCGCGCACCGCCTTCACCAAAGGCCCCAAGGGGCTGTCGATTGGAATGACCGCCGCGCAATTGCAGGCGCAGATCGCGGGCGCGACGGCCGCGCTTTCGGCCCAGCTCGTCAAGGGCACGCAGATCCGCGACCCGCAGGGCGTTCTCGTCGGCACCATCGATGTGGTTGAAGGCGAGAAGGCCACTGTCGTCACATCCAGCGGCAAGAAGGTGGTGCTTCCCGTAAACGCGCTCGGCAGCGGCACGAGCGGCCTGGTGGTGGGCATCTCCGCCGCCGAAATCGAAAAGACTGCGGCCGGAAGCTGACGATGTTGGGAGGCGGGGTCCCGTTCAGACGGGGCGGCCCGCCTCCACATCATGTCCAAGCTGCCGCTGCGACGCTGACGTTCCGGGTATCTCGGTCCCGCGTAGCGACTGGCCCGCTGTCTCGATGACAAACGGCAGGGCGGCCATGCCGATAAGGCAGGATGCCATCATCAAATAGGCTGGCACCAGCACGTCGCCGGTAAGGCCGACCATCCATGAATTGAACGCAGGCGCAGTGCCTCCGAACAGCGATGTGGAGACATTATAGGCGATCGCCAGACCGGCAAAGCGGACCGGGGTGGGGAACATCGCCGGGAATGTGGCGGAAATGGTCGCAAGTTGCGGCACATAGAGCAGGCCCAGCACCGCAAATCCCACAATCGCACCCCACAAGCCGGTCGCCATCAGCTGGTAGAGCGGTACGACCAGCAGGAATAGCCCGCCAAGCGAAGCCCACCACATCGGCTTGCGCCCCAGCTTGTCCGACAGCGCACCGGCTGCGGGGACGAACAGCATCATGAACAGCATGCCGATGATCGGCACGTAAAGCGCTTCTTCGGTGGATAGCCCCAGACGGACCTGGAGATAGGTGGGCATGTAGCTGAGGAGCGTATAGTTCACGACGTTAAGCGCGATGACCAGCGCTCCGAGCACCAGCAGTGGCCGCCAATAATGGCGGAACAGGTCCGACAGCTCGAAAAGATGTCCGGGTTCGCGATCTCCCGCCGCCTCGACTTCGCGGAAAACGGGTGTGTCCTCAATGTGCGACCTTAGATAGAGCCCCGCAAGCCCGAGCGGCGCGGCCACCAGGAAGGGCAGGCGCCAGCCCCATTCGTGCATGGCTTCATCGCCGAGCAGCAGCGCGAAACCCAGCATCAGCAATGCGCCGAGCGAAAAGCCCGCGAGCGTCCCCACTTCCAGAAAGCTGCCGTAGAAGCCTCTTTTGTCGTCGGGCGCGTATTCGGCCATGAAGGTTGCGGCCCCGCCATATTCGCCGCCGGTGGAAAATCCCTGCACCAGTCGCAAAACTATGAGCAGAATTGGCGCCCATCCGCCGATGCTTTCATATGACGGCACCAGCCCGATGCATAGCGTCGCGCCAGCCATCATCAATATGGTGAGCGCCAGCACGGTCTTGCGGCCATAGCGGTCGCCCAGCGGTCCCCAGAACAATCCGCCGAGTGGCCTCACCAGAAACGAGATCGCGAAGGTCGCCAGCGCGAACAATGTCGCCTCGCTGGTGGAGCCGGGAAAAAGCGCGGTCGATATATAAGCCACGCCATAGGCATAGATGCCATAGTCGAACCATTCGGTGGCATTGCCGATCGCCGACGCTGCGATCGCCTTTTTCAGGACGGCGGGCGAAGGCGGCGTTTCGCCGGGGATGGGAGCAGCCGGGGAATGGTCAGGCATGGCGCATCCTTTTCGTCATAGTGCATTCTGTTTCTGGAGAAGCGGGAACTGCCGCAGGTCCATGCCGCCCAGCTTCTGGAACAGGCGCAGGCCGAAATGCGGCATGATCGCCAGCAGATGGTCGAATATGTCGGCCTGAATGGCCTCATATTCCGCCCAGGCGGTGGTGCCGGTGAAGCAGTAGATTTCGATCGGCAGCCCGCCCGCGGTGGGCTGGAGCTGGCGGACCATCAGCGTCATGTCCTGCCGGACGCCGGGATGATGCTTCAGATAGGCCTGAACATAGGCGCGAAACGTGCCCAGGTTGGTGAGTTCACGCTGGTTGACCGGGTCTTCGCCGCGCTCCTTCAGCCCCGCGTTCCATCTTTCGATGTCGGCCTTTTTGGCGTCGAGATAGGGGCTCAGCACGGCGAAGCGCCGGAGCGCCGATTTATCCTCCTCGGTCAGGAAGGCGACGCTGTTCTGATCCATATAGAGCGACCGCATCACGCGCCGCGCGCCCGATTCGGCCATTCCCCGCCAGTTCTTGTAGGATTCGGACATCAGCCGATAGGTGGGGATGGTGGTGATCGTCTTGTCCCAGTTCTGCACCTTCACCGTGTGCAGCGCGATGTCGATGACGTCGCCATCCGCGTTCAGATCAGGCATCTCGATCCAGTCGCCGACGCGAAGCATGTCGTTGGAGGTAAGCTGAACCGACGCCACCAGCGACAGGATCGTGTCCTTGAAAACCAGCATCAGGACGGCGGCCATCGCGCCAAGCCCCGACAGTAGCAGCAGCGGCGACTGCTCCATGAGCACGGCGATTATCAGTATCGCGCTGCCGCCGAAGAGGATGATCTTGGCGACCTGGATATAGCCCTTGATCGGCCTGCTCGCCGCATCGGGCCTGCGCTGATAGAGGTTGTTGACGAGGTTGAGCCCGGCGCTGATCGCAAGCACGATGGTGAGCACGATGAACGCGCTCACCACATTCTGTGTGACGTCGATTACTCCGGCGGGGAGGTGCGGCACCAGTTGAATGCCGCGCGAGATGACGATCGCAGGCACGATGTTGGAGAGCCGCCGGACGATGGGATCAAGCTGGCCGCTGGTCACCGCCAGCGCGGCGGTGTCGAGTCCGCGCTCCAGCAGCCGGAGGATGACCTGCTTGACGACGGCATTCGCAAGCGTGGCCGCTGCGACAAGCAACGCAAGACCTGAAAGCGCCTGCGCCCAGGGGGGCAGGGTGGTCAGAAACTCAAACTCTCTGGTGAAATTCATATCTTGCGCGATGTCCGTCAATTTTCTGGTGCAAGAGGATCAAGCGAGGCTGCGGCGGGGGTGGTGCGGGGAAGTACCTGATAGCGCCGCTGCAACGCATCCGGCACGGGAGGGGCCGCCCAGATGCGAAAGCCCGCAAAGATGAGCACGATGGACGCGCAACCGGCGATGAAGAGGAAAAGCCCGCGCGGACCAAGCCCCTCCATCATCCCGGCTGCCGCCAGAGGTCCGGCCGCAGCGCCCAGCGAGTAGATGAGGATCAGCCCGCCCGACGCGCCGACCCGCTGGGTGGAGCGGAGATGGTCGTTGGTGTGCGCAACGCAGAGCGGATACAGGGCAAAGCAGGTGCCGCCGAACAGCGCGCCCGCGAGCATCATCTGATAGCGCCCCTCGGCGAATTCGAACAGGCCGATGCACACGATCAGCGTCGCGAGGAAGGTGCCGACGATGACCCTGCGCCGGTCCACCAGGTCCGACAGGCGGCCGAGCGGCCATTGCAACGCCACGCCGCCGAGGATCGTCGCGCTCATGAACAACGCCGTACCCGCCGTGTTGAGGCCGACACCGCGCGCGAACACCGCGCCCAGGCCATAGAAGGCCCCCATCATCACGCCCGTCACCGCGGCGCCCACAAAGCCCAGCGGCGAGGTGCGGTACAACTGGGTCAGGCGCATGATCCCGCCTTCGGGACGGGAAGGGGCGGGGATGCGGGTCAGCGCCACCGGAATGACCGCGAGCGAGAGCAGTATCGATGCGGCGATGAACGGCAGGGCGGGCCATGTGTCGCCCAGGTTCAAAAGGAACTGCCCGACGGCCTGACCGGCGTAGAGCGCAATCATGTAGAATGCCAGCACGCTGCCGCGCGTGGCCGGTTCGGCGCGCTCGTTGAGCCAGCTTTCGAGGCACACGAACACCCCGGCCATGCAAAACCCTTCGGCAAGGCGAAGCATCGACCAGAACAGTGGATCCAGATGGAGCGTGTAGGAGAGCGAGGTCGCTGAAAACAGTGAGACGAAGGCGGCGAAGGCGCGGATATGCCCGGCGCGGGCAACGATCGCGAACGCAAGCATTGATCCGAACGTCAGCCCGACGAAATAAGCAGTCGCGACCAGGCCGATCAGCAGCGGCGGCGCGCCCGACGCTTCCAGCCGCAGGCTTATCAGCGTTGAAAGGAAGCCGCTGCCCGCCATCAGCATGAAAATGGCGAGCAGCAGGGTCGCGACGGGGCGGATCGTCCCCGTCATTTCCGGTCGTGACCGGCTGGCATGGCTGTCCTGTGCTTGCGTCGTTTCGCTGACATCATCGGTCTGATCTGTAGAACTCGGCCGCCGTCCGCGCTGTCAGGACGCCGCCTCCAGCAGCGTGACCTCGGGACGCTGGAGCACGGAGACGTGCTTGCGCGCCGCAATGAACTCCGGCCTGGGCGCTTCCGGTCCATAGGGAGAGACCAGACGGTTGGAGACGGCGTTATAGACGATGAAGGCATTGGCCCTCGGGAACGGCGTGATGTTGCCGTTGGAGCCGTGCATTGCGTTGCAATCGAAGATGATGACCGTTCCGGCGTTGCCGGTCGGTGCAACGATCCCGTGCTCGGCGGCAAGCTCTGCAAGGCTGTCCTCGTCCGGAACGCCATATTCCTGCTTCTTCAGGGAAGAGCGATAATGGTCTTCAGGCGTTTCCCCGACGCAGGTGAGATATTTCCGATGCGAGCCGGGAATGATCATCAGCGGTCCGTTCAGAACGGTGTTGGGGGCGAGCAGGATCGACATGGAAAGGGCGCGCATCTGCGGCATGCCGTCTTCCACGTGCCAGGTTTCGAAATCCGAATGCCAGTAGAACTCCTTCCCGACGAACCCGGGCTTGTAGTTCAGCCGCGACTGGTGGACGTACACGTCGTCTCCCAGCAGGAAGCGCGCGACCCCGGCCAGCCTGTCGTCGGCGGCGAGGCGCGCCATCGTCCCGCTCTGCTGGTGGATCTTGAAGATCGACCGCACTTCCCGGCCGCCCGGCTCGGTGATCACCGTCTCGTCCTCAAGCGCGGCCGGATCGGCAAGCAGCTTTGCCGCCGAGGTCTGGAGCGCGGCGACCTCCTCGGCGCTGAAAACATTGTCGAGCACCAGATATCCGTCACGGTCGAACTGTTCGGCCTGAGCGCGCGTGATCGGCGCGCGTTCGTCCCAACTGCTGTGCACCACTGGGTCCAGCCGGGGGAGGATGCGAGGGGCGGCCTCGCGCCGGGACGGGTAAAGATCGGTCATTTCATTCCTTCTTCCGGAGTTTGCACCTTGCGCCGCGCTCAGGCAGCTGCGGCGGCGGGGCGATATGCGCCTGTCTCGTCGTGGACTTCATTGCCGGTCACCGGCGGGTTGAAGACGCAGGCCGTGACCAGTTCGGTCTCGGCGCGCAGCGTGTGCCGGTCATGCGCGTTCAGCGCATAGAGCGTGCCGGGGGCAAGCTCGTGCCGTTCCCCCGTCGCCAGATCCTCCACGCTCCCCCGACCGCTGATGACGAACACGGATTCGACGTGATGTTGATAATGGAACGTCCATTCGCCACCGGCCTGAAGCGTGGTGATGTGGAAGGAAAAACCCATGCCGTCCTCAGCCAGAAGCATGCGGCTGCTTTCCCATCCCTTGTCACTGACGCTGCGGTCCGTACCGCGAATCTCTTCGAGCTTCCTGATGAGCATCGCGACCCTCCTTCTTACTCGGCCGCCATGCCGAAGACTGGCGTCATGGCGTCGCGAACAGCGCCTTCCACAATGTCGAGACCGGCGGAAAACACATCGTCGTCGATGGTCAGCGGGGCGAGGACCTTCACAACCTCGTCATGCGGCCCGCTGGTTTCGATGATGAGGCCCTTTTCGAAGGCCGCGCTGGTGATCACCGAGGCAAGCTCGCCCGAGCCCACATCGATGCCCTGCATCATGCCCCGGCCCTTGACCGACATGCGATCGGGATCGGTCGCCGCGATCGCCTTCAGCCGCCGACCGAGCAGCTCCGCCCGGCGCTTCACGTCATTGGCGAAATCGTCCGTTTTCCAGAAATGCCGGATGGCGGCCGTCGCGGTAACGAAGGCGTGGCAGTTGCCGCGGAAGGTGCCGTTGTGTTCACCCGGCTCCCACTTGTCGAGATCGGGACGGAACAGCGTCAGCGCAAAGGGCAGGCCCATGCCAGACAGCGATTTGGCCAGCGTCACGATGTCGGGCTTGATGCCCGCTTCCTCGAAGCTGAAGAAGCCGCCGGTGCGCCCGCAACCCGCCTGAATGTCGTCGATGATGAGAAGCGCGCCCTGTTCCTTGGCGATGCGGGCGATCTCCCGCAGCCATTCCGGCGAGGCCACGTTCAGCCCGCCTTCGCCCTGGACGGTTTCGACGACGATGGCGGCGGGCGCGTCGATCCCGCTGGATGGGTCGTTGAGCCGCTGCTCCAGCAGGTCGGCGGTGTTCACGTCCGGGCCGTAATAGCCGTCGAACGGTTCATGGCTGACATGGCTGAGCGGCACGCCCGCGCCACCGCGCTTGCCGGCATTGCCCGTGCAGGCGAGCGCCCCCAGCGTCATTCCGTGAAATCCGTTGGTA contains the following coding sequences:
- a CDS encoding sigma-70 family RNA polymerase sigma factor, yielding MGMLKWFGQRSVQQLPTLRRYARALVGDDRADDLVHEALVKAYDALHRFRPEGDLRSWLLAILHNCFVSDWRKRRTESGGIEHLKLHSVAHVPPSQEHAVQLGELTRAYATLSVDQRAVLHLVVVEGLSYEAAAIILDVPVGTVMSRLSRARAALRQPASDERPLRLVRGGNGPAE
- a CDS encoding anti-sigma factor family protein; translation: MAQPNNPVSEVDLCAYVDGQLDIARRIEVEDYLARHPDAAAALMADLKSSDAMRLALGDRPAPRADIVERAVQLDRRLAAQRIRRLMPRLSFAALATLCLWLAQDEIGEALVSTSQAAVPPFANEAIQTHNTARLRDTMTSQVKTTVIDATAIREATRIVFPRPSDDWRIMDTRLVPSDDGTGLEISLQTGLGVPLTFFAVPTRSSAPSLPDAIELSGASVAYWRKGNIGYALAGSITPVELDRLAEDFADNPID
- a CDS encoding FAD-dependent oxidoreductase; its protein translation is MYIDLERTDLSEHRTGVCIVGAGAAGITMARRLLAAGLTVTLLESGGLDYEAGTADLNAGENVGEEYYPLDHARLRFFGGTSAIWGGRIAELDPIDFEKRQWVPWSGWPVSHQQMKPYYREARGLFGLPPEPPRTADMASAGVRLPDFDERELSLKLWSFDERFNRFTFPACKDLQDHPRCTLMTHATVSDIRTDREARHVRSLRVQSLTGRTLDVHADIVVLAAGGIENPRLLLASRSVMAQGLGNARDLVGRFFMEHPHARGGRIVASRAWNLLKAFGRKHRVRGQSAAALIAPSERRQLEAGILNTSLTVVPRQPAGDVLFWGMRAYNRVKHDMAPTKRGRAMWMYTKRAAALAQSTIDPLRPWLLHRMKQVDLALLVRAEQAPNPDSRVLLSGESDALGVPRVKLDWRMNELDVHSVERLVDTLGREIERLGIGKVEPASWLSDSGRRWQTDPLISSHALGGYHHMGTTRMADDPKRGVTDQHGRVHGIANLYIAGSSLFPTSGWANPTLTIAALALRTADHIALQIDKRQAPELSTERAYAFA
- a CDS encoding MFS transporter — protein: MPDHSPAAPIPGETPPSPAVLKKAIAASAIGNATEWFDYGIYAYGVAYISTALFPGSTSEATLFALATFAISFLVRPLGGLFWGPLGDRYGRKTVLALTILMMAGATLCIGLVPSYESIGGWAPILLIVLRLVQGFSTGGEYGGAATFMAEYAPDDKRGFYGSFLEVGTLAGFSLGALLMLGFALLLGDEAMHEWGWRLPFLVAAPLGLAGLYLRSHIEDTPVFREVEAAGDREPGHLFELSDLFRHYWRPLLVLGALVIALNVVNYTLLSYMPTYLQVRLGLSTEEALYVPIIGMLFMMLFVPAAGALSDKLGRKPMWWASLGGLFLLVVPLYQLMATGLWGAIVGFAVLGLLYVPQLATISATFPAMFPTPVRFAGLAIAYNVSTSLFGGTAPAFNSWMVGLTGDVLVPAYLMMASCLIGMAALPFVIETAGQSLRGTEIPGTSASQRQLGHDVEAGRPV
- a CDS encoding mechanosensitive ion channel family protein, with translation MNFTREFEFLTTLPPWAQALSGLALLVAAATLANAVVKQVILRLLERGLDTAALAVTSGQLDPIVRRLSNIVPAIVISRGIQLVPHLPAGVIDVTQNVVSAFIVLTIVLAISAGLNLVNNLYQRRPDAASRPIKGYIQVAKIILFGGSAILIIAVLMEQSPLLLLSGLGAMAAVLMLVFKDTILSLVASVQLTSNDMLRVGDWIEMPDLNADGDVIDIALHTVKVQNWDKTITTIPTYRLMSESYKNWRGMAESGARRVMRSLYMDQNSVAFLTEEDKSALRRFAVLSPYLDAKKADIERWNAGLKERGEDPVNQRELTNLGTFRAYVQAYLKHHPGVRQDMTLMVRQLQPTAGGLPIEIYCFTGTTAWAEYEAIQADIFDHLLAIMPHFGLRLFQKLGGMDLRQFPLLQKQNAL
- a CDS encoding MFS transporter, with the translated sequence MTGTIRPVATLLLAIFMLMAGSGFLSTLISLRLEASGAPPLLIGLVATAYFVGLTFGSMLAFAIVARAGHIRAFAAFVSLFSATSLSYTLHLDPLFWSMLRLAEGFCMAGVFVCLESWLNERAEPATRGSVLAFYMIALYAGQAVGQFLLNLGDTWPALPFIAASILLSLAVIPVALTRIPAPSRPEGGIMRLTQLYRTSPLGFVGAAVTGVMMGAFYGLGAVFARGVGLNTAGTALFMSATILGGVALQWPLGRLSDLVDRRRVIVGTFLATLIVCIGLFEFAEGRYQMMLAGALFGGTCFALYPLCVAHTNDHLRSTQRVGASGGLILIYSLGAAAGPLAAAGMMEGLGPRGLFLFIAGCASIVLIFAGFRIWAAPPVPDALQRRYQVLPRTTPAAASLDPLAPEN
- the thpD gene encoding ectoine hydroxylase — protein: MTDLYPSRREAAPRILPRLDPVVHSSWDERAPITRAQAEQFDRDGYLVLDNVFSAEEVAALQTSAAKLLADPAALEDETVITEPGGREVRSIFKIHQQSGTMARLAADDRLAGVARFLLGDDVYVHQSRLNYKPGFVGKEFYWHSDFETWHVEDGMPQMRALSMSILLAPNTVLNGPLMIIPGSHRKYLTCVGETPEDHYRSSLKKQEYGVPDEDSLAELAAEHGIVAPTGNAGTVIIFDCNAMHGSNGNITPFPRANAFIVYNAVSNRLVSPYGPEAPRPEFIAARKHVSVLQRPEVTLLEAAS
- a CDS encoding ectoine synthase; this encodes MLIRKLEEIRGTDRSVSDKGWESSRMLLAEDGMGFSFHITTLQAGGEWTFHYQHHVESVFVISGRGSVEDLATGERHELAPGTLYALNAHDRHTLRAETELVTACVFNPPVTGNEVHDETGAYRPAAAAA
- the ectB gene encoding diaminobutyrate--2-oxoglutarate transaminase; this encodes MTLSPAPTAGTSDISVYDRLESRVRSYSRAMPRQFVRAEGPWMHDAEGGRYLDFLSGCSTLNYGHNHPVLKQALMDYIAGDGVTHSLDLHTEAKAAFLEELDKTILAPRGLRYKAMFTGPTGTNAVEAALKLARKVTGRQHVIAFTNGFHGMTLGALACTGNAGKRGGAGVPLSHVSHEPFDGYYGPDVNTADLLEQRLNDPSSGIDAPAAIVVETVQGEGGLNVASPEWLREIARIAKEQGALLIIDDIQAGCGRTGGFFSFEEAGIKPDIVTLAKSLSGMGLPFALTLFRPDLDKWEPGEHNGTFRGNCHAFVTATAAIRHFWKTDDFANDVKRRAELLGRRLKAIAATDPDRMSVKGRGMMQGIDVGSGELASVITSAAFEKGLIIETSGPHDEVVKVLAPLTIDDDVFSAGLDIVEGAVRDAMTPVFGMAAE